In Dermacentor variabilis isolate Ectoservices chromosome 1, ASM5094787v1, whole genome shotgun sequence, the genomic stretch ATCTCCTTGAATTAAGGTGCACTGCCTGCCGCTATCGAGAAGAATACGCACAAGATTCTTTTGTGATCTGCGCTCAATCCATGCCATGTTTGTTTTGTCCCATATCCCCTTGTACACACATAGGTCTTTGTGCCATGGAAGTCATGTGAAAGTGACAAACCTTATAACCTCTCTATGGCAAATCCTTGTTTTTGTTATATATTTTCTTGCAATGGTGCCATGTTTGAAACTTTGTACATTGTCCTTGTTTTAGCACACGAAGTTACATTGTAGAAGTTTTCTTAACATACGATTTCCGTTATCAGAGTCCGTATTACTGTTAAGTTTCTTGTGTTTCACGAAATGTTAAATAGAGTACATACATGTATTTGTTATGTGTGCCTGGTGCATTGTTACAACTGCAGCTAATGTTTGTCTTCACATGATGAGAATGATTGTTGTACCTCTACCCCGATCTCTTTTTTAGACATGCCTGAAGGTGTACTATGTGCAATATGGAAATAAAATATGTCAAAGTGAAATGACAGTTTCAGTATTCGGAGCACCATTCACATTTCcacatgtctgtgtgtgtgctgCTTTCAAACCTAGCCAGCAAATGTGCCCAAAACACGGACAGTGGTGCGGTGTTAGAAAAATCAAAACATTTTTATTACCAGAAATTACAGTTCAGTATAAGCTACAAGGCTTTTCCGTTGAACGAAGTGGGTTAACGAAGGGGCGCAATTTCtattaatcgtatcataagaagccaacaaacaaagacaccaaggacaacacaggggaaattgtgttgtccttggtgtttttgtttgttggcttctcataagcTTTTGCATTGTAACTCGCATcgtactgagcgcgatagtacatgTTTTGCTATGTTTAGCCTATGTTATTTAACTTTGTCACAATATTTTCAAGTACGCCAAGTACAGCTTGCTGTTGTGCTGCATTAAAGCGGCGTTCTTCTGCTCGCTCCTTCCTCATCTCTTCTTGCATTAGATTCAACTGTAGCAATTGCTCCTTCCTCTGCTCCAGCTCAGCTTCTTTTAAACGGGCGTCTAGCAGTGCCCGCTCCCTCTCCCACGATAGGCGGCTTTCTTCCAGGGCGATGCGCTTTGTCTCGAGCACAAACTCTTTGTCTTTCATTTCCATTTCATGTTTCATACGCTTTTCAAGGAAATCATAATCTGCTTGTTCTTGCTTCCTCTTTCCTGCAAACAAAAGTAGTCGCAAAGAGTTAAGCTTGCAACAACTATGCCATCATCCTAGCACAATCAAGAAAATACTTTATCGCATAATTTAAATGTGTAATGATTCTTTTGTGTGAGTAATCGTGATTGTGCTAGGCTACACACAAGCATTTGGTTACCGAGCAGAAAGATGGAAAGCCCTAGAAATAGTCTAAAGTTGGGTGCATCAAGGCAGTTGAAATAAACGTTTCAAAGTCTAAATTATGTAGTGCAGAAGATCTGCCTCCATGCATACAGGTTAGCAGAAAATGACTGAGGTATATTAAAATACCATTACATCTATAATTATTAGCACATCTGCCTTTTGTGACAGTCAAGAACTTCATATGCTGTTGTGACTATTTTTTATAATGTGTAATCATAATTTCTGAATAATGAAGTATACaattacagtggaatctcgttAAATGGAAATTGCTTAAACGCAATTGCCGCTTACACAGAACAGCAGCCTTTATATTGGTTAGTTTTTATTTGGACAATTCGAGAACACGGGTAAATTGGAACCAACATTTGTGCAACTTTCAGTTAACGGAACAGAAGCAAGGTTTAAAGTAAATTTGTCAGGAAAAGCCATAATTTGGTTTTTATTTTTGTGACACCTATCTCCTACATAGAGGGCCATCCTTAAGactcaagcaaacaaaaatataatAGTGCATAGCATGTGCAGTCCAGAGAGCTTCGTGATACAGCCACATGCCCCATAGATGGCCAGAGTAAGAACTGAAAATTCGGCCACCTTACAGCGCACTGTTTGATAATTTAGACTTCAACAGCATGACTTCACGATAATTCAGCTAACGACTCAAGCAGTAAGAGCAATGTTTTTGCTTTGATACGTTGCCGATGTCTCCTTTAAATGAAAATGAGTGAACCCTGGACAATCCAGAAGTCTCTTGCTGCGCTTAAACCATGGGACAAGCTAGCTGCTAcattcatttctttattcttATAATGTCTAACATTAGTAAGAGTGTGtatgacatagtgctgcacttcTGCACACCTCCTTCAGTAAATGGAATCCCTTTTTATCCGAACATACTTCTCTGGACCCTTGAGGTTCCAGTTATCGAGAGTTTACTGTATTTTCACGGTTGTGTTGGGTAAAAACATGAGGGAACTGACACTCAAATAAGTTCAGCATTAGCTACTACCCCTGGTGAGTATCGTATGTCAGGCACAATAACAACACTGAACTTATTGTGCAACATTATTGTTGCTCGGAAAACAACTATAGAATCGGCACATAAGTGGAATTCTGCAGTTATATACACTTATTTTTTCACTGAAAATTGTGAGATAATGGTGATGGTACTTGCCACGCTGTAGCTCGCTTCGTGCTGTCGTTCTGGGCGAAGCACAGTCAGAAATGCTGCCACTCGGTGCAGCTGATGCCCCTTGATCATCGCGTAACGAGATTGCCGATGCAGCAGGCGCTGTACTCTCTGTGCTCGCTGTGCTTGGAAATTGCGAGCACTGCTGTTGTTCAGCCGAGGCGTTGTCGTCACCGTTTATCATGTTGTTCAACAACTGTGATGGCGTCTCGCTCACAGCTGCAAGTCATGTTTGTAAGTACAC encodes the following:
- the LOC142583386 gene encoding uncharacterized protein LOC142583386, whose translation is MLWRYSSNDRKNLRKSGTEEEYSEKEQLLHEIIEKMKNEGLTIRAPRRSNNGAVPQPARGRLTSTQEAARRSAATARDAAAEAYTLEDDWDNTAVSETPSQLLNNMINGDDNASAEQQQCSQFPSTASTESTAPAASAISLRDDQGASAAPSGSISDCASPRTTARSELQRGKRKQEQADYDFLEKRMKHEMEMKDKEFVLETKRIALEESRLSWERERALLDARLKEAELEQRKEQLLQLNLMQEEMRKERAEERRFNAAQQQAVLGVLENIVTKLNNIG